A region from the Coffea eugenioides isolate CCC68of chromosome 9, Ceug_1.0, whole genome shotgun sequence genome encodes:
- the LOC113781982 gene encoding non-specific lipid-transfer protein C, cotyledon-specific isoform-like has translation MKSLCFSMILILSLLFAVAHLSNAAAPDCGTVAAKAAACVSFARGKDTKPAAACCTGLQQLAQTVKNVNDKKAICRCLKTGVKSFPGVQDKYLRKIPAACRINVGFPVSMNTNCEAIH, from the exons ATGAAGAGCCTTTGCTTCTCAATGATCTTgatcctctctcttctctttgcTGTTGCTCATTTGAGCAATGCAGCAGCCCCAGATTGTGGCACAGTTGCCGCGAAGGCTGCAGCTTGTGTGTCATTTGCTCGAGGTAAGGACACAAAGCCAGCTGCTGCATGCTGCACTGGGCTGCAACAGCTTGCTCAGACTGTCAAGAACGTTAATGATAAGAAGGCTATCTGCAGATGCCTCAAGACAGGTGTCAAGAGCTTCCCTGGTGTTCAGGACAAGTACTTGAGGAAAATCCCTGCTGCTTGCCGCATCAATGTTGGCTTCCCTGTCTCCATGAACACCAACTGTGAGGC GATCCACTGA
- the LOC113783174 gene encoding uncharacterized oxidoreductase C663.06c isoform X2 encodes MQLLQPRHSLCHSHTTLPQLETADLFHSHLNQPAMKLNRLSNGVLRPLLKHLATSRTFSSSSTSASSVPKWDGGVSMVQGASRGIGLEFVRQLLETRDEGYVVATCRNPSAATGLMELKNKFIERLDIQRLDVTIESTMEETANAVRNKYGSLNLLINTSGILSIPDVLHPETTLSKVQQSSLLLAYEVNAVGPILVTKHMWPLLKVGGGSGTEREVAVVANLSARVGSIGDNRLGVTKTMCVEFARRKDPLICLLLHPGTVDTDLSRPFQRNVPEDKLFSKEFSVQKLLSIINNAKNPDNGKFFAWDGSEISW; translated from the exons ATGCAGCTACTTCAACCACGTCACTCGCTCTGCCACTCCCACACAACGCTCCCTCAATTGGAAACTGCCGATTTATTCCATTCCCACCTGAATCAACCCGCCATGAAGCTAAATCGCCTTAGCAACGGCGTTTTGAGGCCTTTACTCAAACACTTGGCGACCTCAAGAACATTCTCCTCCTCCTCTACTTCAGCATCCTCTGTTCCCAAATGGGATGGCGGTGTATCAATGGTTCAAGGAGCCTCAAGAGGGATTGGCCTTGAATTT GTTAGACAGTTGTTAGAGACAAGGGATGAAGGATATGTTGTTGCAACATGCCGTAATCCTAGTGCTGCAACAGGGCTAATGGAATTGAAAAATAAGTTCATTGAAAGGCTTGACATACAGAGGTTGGATGTAACAATTGAAAGCACTATGGAG GAAACAGCTAATGCTGTCAGAAACAAATATGGCTCTCTAAACCTTCTTATCAATACATCCGGAATTCTCTCAATACCTGATGTTCTGCATCCAG AAACTACATTGAGCAAAGTGCAACAGTCGTCCTTGCTTCTTGCATATGAAGTTAATGCTGTCGGTCCTATTCTGGTCACCAAG CACATGTGGCCTTTGCTGAAGGTTGGAGGTGGCTCTGGGACTGAAAGAGAGGTTGCTGTTGTGGCAAACTTAAGTGCCAGAGTAGGATCAATTGGAGATAATCGACTTGGAG TGACGAAGACAATGTGTGTGGAATTTGCTCGTAGAAAAGATCCACTTATATGCCTGCTCTTGCATCCTGGGACAGTCGATACAGATCTCTCGAGACCATTTCAGAGAAATGTTCCAGAAGACAAGCTTTTCTCCAAAGAGTTCTCAGTGCAGAAACTGTTGAGCATCATTAATAATGCAAAGAACCCTGATAATGGCAAATTTTTTGCCTGGGATGGTTCAGAAATCTCCTGGTAA
- the LOC113783383 gene encoding twinkle homolog protein, chloroplastic/mitochondrial, whose protein sequence is MHLVPRYKHLFNNSNNFIMAGSKHLVFLKSSLFFHTLTPPKAANFYSQTYPFTAKKLIFSTILAKPRSPIFCRKSRLSYTPHAPIPMPVSLETGEEDVIDSAELRFLRVKLEKLGLNSESCMPGQYNGLICPMCKGGDSMEKSLSLFITQEGDAAMWTCFRAKCGWKGSTRAFADGKSTYGNLSMISKVKQPYREISEESLGLEPLSNELHKYFSERMISGETLRRNSVMQRRYGENQSVIAFTYWREGVLVSCKYRDSTKNFWQEINTEKIFYGLDDIKGASDIIIVEGEMDKLSMEEAGFKNCVSVPDGAPPKVSDKDLPAEEKDTKYQYLWNCKEYLKKASRIILATDGDPPGQALAEELARRLGRERCWRVRWPKKNDVEHFKDANEVLMFLGPGVLREVIENAELYPIRGLFDFKNFFVDIDAYYHQTLGYDLGVSTGWRALDQLYNVVPGELTVVTGVPNSGKSEWIDALLCNLNRRVGWKFAFCSMENRVRDHARKLLEKHVRKPFFDVRYGDSIERMGVEELEEGKVWLNETFYLIRCENDCLPNINWVLDLARAAVLRHGINGLVIDPYNELDHQRPVSQTETEYVSQMLTKIKRFAQHHSCHVWFVAHPRQLHHWVGGPPNLYDISGSAHFINKCDNGIVVHRNRDPEVGPIDQVQVCVRKVRNKVIGTIGEAWLSYNRVTGEYMDIDA, encoded by the exons ATGCATCTTGTTCCTCGTTATAAGCACCTTTTCAACAACTCCAACAACTTCATCATGGCTGGCTCCAAACACTTGGTTTTTCTCAAGTCGTCCCTCTTCTTCCACACTCTTACACCACCCAAAGCAGCCAACTTTTACTCACAGACTTACCCTTTTACCGCTAAAAAACTCATCTTTTCCACCATTCTAGCAAAACCCAGATCCCCAATTTTTTGTAGAAAGTCTCGCTTGTCGTATACACCCCATGCTCCTATTCCCATGCCAG TGTCTTTGGAGACTGGAGAGGAAGATGTAATTGATTCAGCAGAATTGAGGTTCTTGAGGGTTAAGTTGGAGAAGCTTGGTCTTAATTCTGAATCTTGTATGCCGGGGCAGTACAATGGTCTGATTTGTCCGATG TGCAAAGGTGGTGATTCAATGGAGAAGAGCTTATCTCTTTTCATCACTCAGGAAGG TGATGCAGCTATGTGGACCTGCTTCCGGGCTAAATGTGGGTGGAAAGGAAGCACACGG GCCTTTGCTGATGGTAAGTCAACATATGGAAATCTGAGTATGATCTCCAAAGTCAAACAGCCATATAGAGAGATCTCAGAGGAGAGTTTGGGATTGGAACCTTTATCCAATGAG CTGCACAAATACTTTTCTGAGAGAATGATATCTGGGGAAACTTTAAGGAGGAACTCTGTGATGCAAAGAAGATATGGAGAAAATCAG AGTGTTATTGCATTTACCTACTGGAGGGAGGGAGTACTCGTAAGCTGCAAGTACCGGGATAGCACCAAAAACTTTTGGCAG GAGATCAACACTGAGAAGATATTCTATGGGCTAGATGATATAAAGGGAGCAAGTGATATCATTATT GTTGAGGGTGAAATGGACAAGCTTTCAATGGAAGAGGCTGGCTTCAAGAACTGTGTAAGCGTTCCTGATGGTGCACCGCCAAAAGTTTCAGATAAAGATTTGCCAGCTGAAGAAAAG GATACAAAGTACCAGTATCTATGGAACTGCAAGGAGTACCTAAAAAAG GCCTCTCGTATAATACTTGCGACAGATGGTGATCCACCTGGCCAAGCCTTAGCAGAAGAACTTGCACGCCGATTAGGAAGAGAAAG GTGCTGGCGAGTGAGATGGCCTAAGAAGAATGATGTTGAACATTTCAAAGATGCAAATGAG GTGCTTATGTTTTTGGGACCTGGTGTGCTGAGGGAAGTTATTGAAAATGCGGAGCTTTATCCGATAAGAGGATTATtcgatttcaaaaatttttttgttgacATTGATGCTTATTATCATCAAACCCTTGGGTATGACCTTGGAGTGTCAACTGGATGGAGGGCTTTGGACCAGTTATACAAT GTTGTGCCAGGGGAATTGACTGTCGTTACTGGAGTTCCCAATTCAGGCAAAAGTGAGTGGATTGATGCTCTTTTGTGCAATCTTAACCGAAGAGTTGGCTGGAAATTTGCATTTTGTTCTATGGAAAACAGG GTACGGGACCATGCAAGAAAACTTTTGGAGAAGCATGTTAGGAAGCCATTCTTTGATGTGCG GTATGGGGATTCTATTGAAAGAATGGGCGTGGAGGAATTGGAAGAAGGAAAGGTGTGGCTCAACGAAACATTTTATCTGATTAG GTGCGAGAATGATTGCCTTCCAAATATAAACTGGGTTCTTGATCTTGCAAGAGCAGCTGTTCTCAGACATGGTATCAATGGTCTGGTTATTGATCCATACAATGAGCTTGATCATCAGCGCCCTGTTAGCCA GACTGAGACGGAGTATGTTAGTCAGATGCTAACAAAGATCAAAAGGTTTGCTCAACATCATTCATGTCATGTGTGGTTTGTTGCACATCCAAGACAG TTGCATCATTGGGTTGGCGGTCCGCCAAACTTATATGACATCAGCGGAAGTGCTCACTTTATAAACAAATGTGACAATGGGATTGTCGTTCACCGTAACAGGGATCCTGAGGTTGGCCCCATTGATCAAGTACAG GTTTGCGTGCGGAAAGTACGAAATAAAGTCATAGGAACCATAGGTGAAGCTTGGCTATCTTATAATAG GGTTACTGGTGAATACATGGACATTGATGCTTGA
- the LOC113783174 gene encoding uncharacterized oxidoreductase C663.09c isoform X1 — translation MQLLQPRHSLCHSHTTLPQLETADLFHSHLNQPAMKLNRLSNGVLRPLLKHLATSRTFSSSSTSASSVPKWDGGVSMVQGASRGIGLEFVRQLLETRDEGYVVATCRNPSAATGLMELKNKFIERLDIQRLDVTIESTMEETANAVRNKYGSLNLLINTSGILSIPDVLHPETTLSKVQQSSLLLAYEVNAVGPILVTKHMWPLLKVGGGSGTEREVAVVANLSARVGSIGDNRLGGWHSYRASKAALNQLTKTMCVEFARRKDPLICLLLHPGTVDTDLSRPFQRNVPEDKLFSKEFSVQKLLSIINNAKNPDNGKFFAWDGSEISW, via the exons ATGCAGCTACTTCAACCACGTCACTCGCTCTGCCACTCCCACACAACGCTCCCTCAATTGGAAACTGCCGATTTATTCCATTCCCACCTGAATCAACCCGCCATGAAGCTAAATCGCCTTAGCAACGGCGTTTTGAGGCCTTTACTCAAACACTTGGCGACCTCAAGAACATTCTCCTCCTCCTCTACTTCAGCATCCTCTGTTCCCAAATGGGATGGCGGTGTATCAATGGTTCAAGGAGCCTCAAGAGGGATTGGCCTTGAATTT GTTAGACAGTTGTTAGAGACAAGGGATGAAGGATATGTTGTTGCAACATGCCGTAATCCTAGTGCTGCAACAGGGCTAATGGAATTGAAAAATAAGTTCATTGAAAGGCTTGACATACAGAGGTTGGATGTAACAATTGAAAGCACTATGGAG GAAACAGCTAATGCTGTCAGAAACAAATATGGCTCTCTAAACCTTCTTATCAATACATCCGGAATTCTCTCAATACCTGATGTTCTGCATCCAG AAACTACATTGAGCAAAGTGCAACAGTCGTCCTTGCTTCTTGCATATGAAGTTAATGCTGTCGGTCCTATTCTGGTCACCAAG CACATGTGGCCTTTGCTGAAGGTTGGAGGTGGCTCTGGGACTGAAAGAGAGGTTGCTGTTGTGGCAAACTTAAGTGCCAGAGTAGGATCAATTGGAGATAATCGACTTGGAGGTTGGCACTCATATCGTGCATCAAAGGCAGCACTTAATCAGT TGACGAAGACAATGTGTGTGGAATTTGCTCGTAGAAAAGATCCACTTATATGCCTGCTCTTGCATCCTGGGACAGTCGATACAGATCTCTCGAGACCATTTCAGAGAAATGTTCCAGAAGACAAGCTTTTCTCCAAAGAGTTCTCAGTGCAGAAACTGTTGAGCATCATTAATAATGCAAAGAACCCTGATAATGGCAAATTTTTTGCCTGGGATGGTTCAGAAATCTCCTGGTAA